TCAACTCTCTAGAGGGTGGGAAACGATCCGGAGCGTGGATGACTGCTAGTCAAAAAACAGCATCTAGATGGCAATTGTCTAGTTGGTATCCCCGCATTCTGCAAGGCGATCCTGGGCAGCGCGCTTTTCAGACATTACCCCCCAAAGCAACCACAACACAGCTGGTAAGCGAATATTTTGGCAGCTTTAATAGAGCGGTCCCACTGTTCGACGAGGCTACGTTTACTAGGCTAGTGGATAAACAGTTCGGTTGGAATCCCGATGAAAATCCCTCGTGGTGGGCATCCCTGAATGTTGTGCTTGCAATTTCGTACAGGGAAAGGGCACAAAAGTTACCTGATGGAAGTGAGGAATGGCAAAAGTCAATGGGACACATCAGGAATGCTCTAAACGTGATCGTAGAATTCTTCATGTGTTCTGCGGACCTACTTGCTGTCCAAGCAATGCTGGGACTTGCGCTCCTTTTCCGAAGTACACCAAACCCTCAGCCACTCTTCATGTTTGCCGCAGCGGCAATGCGTCTTTCACAGTCTATCGGGTTACATCGTAATCAGACATCGGGGCTATCTCCATCTCACGTTGAGGAACGGCGGAGAACGTTTTGGATCGCATTCATTCTAGACGCGGATATCTCTCATCGAACCGGGCGACCGCCGGTGCAGGATGTGAATGATTTCGACACCCCACTACCTTCCAAGTTTCCTCATGACGGACTAGGAATTTTGGATGTGCATGGGGCCCATCTTGATTACTTCCACCTGCTAGCGCGGTTTGCATTGATCCAACGAGGGCTATACGACCGTCTCTATACCGCCAACGTTCAGACAAAGGCAACTCGGGATCTTATCCAAGAATTGAAAACTAGTgaggaggatcttcttggatGGAGGACATCTTTTGCAAAGCACTACAATCCACAAATTGCGTTCTCTAATGCATCTGATTATCATCTTCAGCATGTCCTAAGATTGGACTTCGCGTACCACTGCTGTTATGCCAAGCTTTACCAACTCTGCATCCTTGCTAGGCGATCGATGGCGCAAGCTGCACAGGGTTTAGAAGACTTCCCAGCCTTAGATAAGGtgataaataatattcttgtGAGGTCTCTGGAATGTGCGAGGTCTGCGATTCAACTCATAAAACATGTTGGTCTATTTGGACCCTGCTTCGTATGGTATGTTTATCAAAATTAGCCACATCGAATAACTGCGATCTTATGCTGACCGTCAAAGGGGTGTTATATACTTCCCTGCTGCTGCATCAATGACCTTGTTGTCGAACTTGCTGACAGATCCTTCTCATCAACATGCTGTATCTGATCTTACCATGGCTCAAGAAACAATAAACTTGCTTTCTAAAGTTTCATCTGAAGAGCCAGGTACATATGTTGATTATATACTCGGAGTATGCTCAGAGCTAAAGACTGCAGCCAAGAAGGCTGTAAGCCGAGCTGATCAAGATATCTCCCAGCAATCGATGCGATATCTCAACAACACTCAGCTTTCTACAAACGAGACCGGAAATCCAGCAAGTGGACATGCTGTACCTCATCCGAGTTTAGCATCACCCCAATCCGGAGACACAGATCCTACACGGAGTTGTGCTATTTTACAAAGCTATGACATGCCCTCGGTCGACCCAACTTTTGACTTGGCCATGAATTTTCAATGGCCTGTTGCTCCTTTCTGGAACTGGGGCGAGATGATGACTAGCACGTCTGATGGTGGAATAGACAATGGACAACTCTTATAATTTCCTTCCGCATGATTTTCAAACGATCTACCCACACCTATGCGGAACCTCGGCTTTCCGATTGCATAC
This window of the Aspergillus flavus chromosome 8, complete sequence genome carries:
- a CDS encoding fungal-specific transcription factor domain-containing protein, encoding MNQSQSPGATVVRRAKACTTCRRKKTKCDGRRPTCSPCKAFNLPCAFQDVLRHSSRTSRAYVEELEKRVQDMEMQLQDRTLDSSWRGFVSENKRNSPAPSSAAAGTSDGATFELNAIESQPYSTSPSRSQPEEGNAQPNVDGGASQAPYVINAEGTKMRFFGASSGFSIASGQDLNSLEGGKRSGAWMTASQKTASRWQLSSWYPRILQGDPGQRAFQTLPPKATTTQLVSEYFGSFNRAVPLFDEATFTRLVDKQFGWNPDENPSWWASLNVVLAISYRERAQKLPDGSEEWQKSMGHIRNALNVIVEFFMCSADLLAVQAMLGLALLFRSTPNPQPLFMFAAAAMRLSQSIGLHRNQTSGLSPSHVEERRRTFWIAFILDADISHRTGRPPVQDVNDFDTPLPSKFPHDGLGILDVHGAHLDYFHLLARFALIQRGLYDRLYTANVQTKATRDLIQELKTSEEDLLGWRTSFAKHYNPQIAFSNASDYHLQHVLRLDFAYHCCYAKLYQLCILARRSMAQAAQGLEDFPALDKVINNILVRSLECARSAIQLIKHVGLFGPCFVWGVIYFPAAASMTLLSNLLTDPSHQHAVSDLTMAQETINLLSKVSSEEPGTYVDYILGVCSELKTAAKKAVSRADQDISQQSMRYLNNTQLSTNETGNPASGHAVPHPSLASPQSGDTDPTRSCAILQSYDMPSVDPTFDLAMNFQWPVAPFWNWGEMMTSTSDGGIDNGQLL